A single region of the Epinephelus moara isolate mb chromosome 16, YSFRI_EMoa_1.0, whole genome shotgun sequence genome encodes:
- the LOC126402707 gene encoding protein phosphatase 1 regulatory subunit 12B-like isoform X4, whose product MSSYYPRTKDLTRTRKSLTESPPSSPSPTDKNYRHDRLSRYDSSGESATDKPLGRTSSYTRRETRLAALNRQEQDSTTKDYKKMYAEALHENEKLKSRLQDSKYELAKIRSQLEKVTQRHDRISERSSVLESEKREKQALEKRVSNMEDELKDAPLRFRCGYQP is encoded by the exons ATGTCATCCTACTACCCACGCACCAAGGACCTGACTCGCACCAGGAAGTCACTGACAGAGTCACCGCCGTCCTCTCCGTCCCCTACAGACAAAAACTACAGA CATGACAGACTGTCAAG ATATGACTCCAGTGGGGAGAGTGCAACAGACAAACCACTGGGCCGCACCAGCTCTTACACTCGGAGAGAGACAAGGCTGGCTGCTCTGAACAGACAGGAGCAAGACTCCACTACCAAAGACTATAAGAAG ATGTATGCAGAAGCTTTGCATGAGAACGAGAAGCTAAAGTCCAGGTTGCAGGACAGCAAATATGAACTGGCCAAGATTCGGTCCCAGCTAGAGAAAGTCACCCag AGGCACGACAGAATATCAGAGAGATCTTCAGTACTTGAGTCGGAGAAAAGG GAAAAACAAGCTCTTGAGAAAAGAGTGTCAAACATGGAGGATGAGTTAAAG GACGCCCCACTGCGGTTCCGCTGTGGGTACCAGCCCTGA
- the LOC126402707 gene encoding protein phosphatase 1 regulatory subunit 12B-like isoform X3 — protein MSSYYPRTKDLTRTRKSLTESPPSSPSPTDKNYRHDRLSRYDSSGESATDKPLGRTSSYTRRETRLAALNRQEQDSTTKDYKKMYAEALHENEKLKSRLQDSKYELAKIRSQLEKVTQRHDRISERSSVLESEKREKQALEKRVSNMEDELKQDAPLRFRCGYQP, from the exons ATGTCATCCTACTACCCACGCACCAAGGACCTGACTCGCACCAGGAAGTCACTGACAGAGTCACCGCCGTCCTCTCCGTCCCCTACAGACAAAAACTACAGA CATGACAGACTGTCAAG ATATGACTCCAGTGGGGAGAGTGCAACAGACAAACCACTGGGCCGCACCAGCTCTTACACTCGGAGAGAGACAAGGCTGGCTGCTCTGAACAGACAGGAGCAAGACTCCACTACCAAAGACTATAAGAAG ATGTATGCAGAAGCTTTGCATGAGAACGAGAAGCTAAAGTCCAGGTTGCAGGACAGCAAATATGAACTGGCCAAGATTCGGTCCCAGCTAGAGAAAGTCACCCag AGGCACGACAGAATATCAGAGAGATCTTCAGTACTTGAGTCGGAGAAAAGG GAAAAACAAGCTCTTGAGAAAAGAGTGTCAAACATGGAGGATGAGTTAAAG CAGGACGCCCCACTGCGGTTCCGCTGTGGGTACCAGCCCTGA